A genomic region of Anopheles coustani chromosome 3, idAnoCousDA_361_x.2, whole genome shotgun sequence contains the following coding sequences:
- the LOC131272617 gene encoding epoxide hydrolase 4-like has protein sequence MAGQNQDYDVLEVLPKWEITKIYLRCLLANFVILLKWLYESVKCKVNPTAIMRRTIERTDFPNKPPIFMTDTNLGRHSYVKLENTKLHFVEAGNRSNPIVILLHGFPDCWFGWRYQISELTHYFHVIALDLKGFNDSDKPHWRFEYTPKKVCEDLRKFLIAISAKSVSIIGHDLGATIGWYFAHTNPEMVEKFVSVSTPHPNLLWDNLPKSSPFNRNWLEFVQLPVLPEMELKHTADKILRRCYPHVAKEKLYLSGTNGSMTNNLMEAYKYSFCQTDDWRGPLNYYRNFLFYRIREGEIIQCPCLIIAGNDDRFYKLETVVKSAEFCENVMIKIIEQSGRAPHQEMATEFNSTLLKFLIGKKFSQKPSEIQPTSSRGLVGRMFGGIGTVANSTVKLGNNLRETYAFANPLNGVPNFMIKG, from the exons ATGGCGGGCCAAAATCAAGACTATGACGTGCTGGAGGTGCTCCCGAAGTGGGAAATCACAAAAATCTATCTCCGTTGCCTGTTGGCCAACTTTGTGATCCTCCTCAAGTGGTTGTACGAGAGCGTGAAGTGCAAGGTGAACCCAACCGCTATCATGCGCCGGACTATTGAGCGCACCGACTTTCCGAACAAACCACCGATCTTCATGACCGACACCAACTTGGGCCGGCATTCGTACGTCAAGCTGGAG AACACAAAGCTACACTTCGTCGAAGCCGGCAATCGTAGCAACCCGATCGTGATACTTTTGCATGGATTTCCGGATTGTTGGTTCGGCTGGCGGTATCAG ATATCGGAGCTGACTCATTATTTTCACGTTATCGCACTGGACTTAAAAGGATTCAATGATTCCGACAAGCCGCACTGGCGGTTCGAGTACACGCCGAAAAAAGTGTGCGAGGATTTGCGCAAATTTCTGATTGCCATCAGTGCTAAAAGTGTGTCCATCATTGGCCATGACCTGGGGGCAACTATTGG TTGGTACTTTGCCCACACCAACccggaaatggttgaaaaattcGTGAGCGTGTCCACGCCGCATCCGAACCTGCTGTGGGATAATCTCCCAAAAAGTTCACCTTTCAACCGAAACTGGTTAGAGTTTGTGCAG TTGCCAGTATTACCGGAAATGGAGCTTAAGCACACGGCCGATAAAATATTGCGTCGCTGCTATCCCCACGTCGCGAAGGAGAAACTTTACCTCTCCGGTACGAACGGTTCAATGACCAACAATCTGATGGAGGCGTACAAGTATAGCTTCTGCCAGACGGACGACTGGCGGGGGCCGTTGAACTACTATCGAAACTTTCTGTTCTACCGCATACGGGAAGGGGAGATCATCCAGTGCCCGTGTCTGATCATTGCGGGGAACGACGATCGGTTCTACAAACTGGAAACGGTGGTGAAAAGTGCCGAGTTTTGTGAAAATGTTATGATAAAGATCATTGAACAGTCCGGTCGCGCGCCGCACCAGGAGATGGCAACGGAGTTCAACAGTACCCTACTTAAATTTCTTATTG GAAAAAAGTTCTCTCAAAAACCATCAGAAATCCAGCCAACTTCCTCGAGGGGTCTCGTAGGGCGTATGTTTGGAGGCATAGGAACCGTGGCCAACAGTACGGTTAAGCTCGGAAACAACCTTCGGGAAACTTACGCCTTTGCTAACCCGTTAAATGGAGTTCCTAATTTTATGATCAAAGGTTGA
- the LOC131272619 gene encoding translation machinery-associated protein 16 homolog, translating into MPKQTVIKELAKCKHPQSRKTLALARKIKKISNREKIKLGHAAKANIIGKKLAWFAEKLEGREQPLQPSEYEQLIDLYLQRFDEELEQIKIVQSIGKHRATQHAARESVIKTTLGSEVQNFNSGGGLELPDLCDPVQFKLFQDWDGNAASIQHLTLKFISRKSLQASNAMAKEDKMTE; encoded by the exons ATg CCTAAACAAACAGTTATCAAAGAGTTAGCAAAATGTAAACATCCCCAAAGCAGGAAAACTCTTGCCTTGGCTCGGAAGATAAAGAA GATAAGTAATCGCGAGAAGATTAAACTGGGACATGCGGCCAAAGCGAACATTATCGGGAAGAAGTTAGCATGGTTTGCGGAAAAGCTGGAAGGCCGAGAACAACCTCTACAGCCGTCGGAATATGAACAGCTCATCGATCTGTATCTGCAGCGATTCGATGAGGAGCTCGAGCAAATTAAAATCGTACAGTCAATCGGAAAACATCGCGCAACTCAACACGCAGCACGAGAATCGGTTATTAAAACGACACTAGGAAGTGAGGTGCAAAACTTCAACAGCGGCGGTGGCCTCGAACTTCCCGATTTGTGTGATCCGGTACAGTTCAAATTATTCCAGGACTGGGATGGCAATGCGGCCAGTATACAGCATTTAACACTAAAATTCATCTCAAGGAAATCACTTCAAGCATCAAACGCGATGGCAAAAGAGGACAAAATGACTGAATAA
- the LOC131272618 gene encoding abasic site processing protein HMCES, translating into MCGRTCLTLEPKELEGCCKYRKNEESKPEAPRYRNEFNCGKKYTPSFNVAPTDVTPVLVSAVHFDDSTDSADRLLVPMMWGMVPWWHKGDYGKHGLTTNNCRLEGLAISKLYGRPLAAGQRCVILCEGFYEWQTVKQMKASDRPAFYVHMPQAGKVKVEDKTTWKGDDGEQLQLLRMAGLFDVWENVHGDKLYSYTVITFETVGKFAEIHHRTPAILETDEQVSDWLDFKRVPANRAINLLQPPKVLQWFRVSNIVNNSRNKSAQCNKPIQEGSTKSPLVPKSKLMQSWLVVKKRKVEETDDKPSVKKELEHEPREKKPKPDPDNC; encoded by the exons ATGTGCGGTCGCACTTGTTT AACGCTTGAACCAAAGGAGTTGGAAGGTTGCTGCAAGTATAGGAAAAATGAGGAAAGCAAACCAGAAGCACCACGCTATCGCAACGAGTTCAATTGTGGCAAAAAGTACACACCTTCGTTCAACGTGGCCCCCACAGACGTAACACCGGTGCTGGTTTCCGCTGTACACTTCGATGATTCAACCGATTCTGCCGACCGCTTGTTGGTGCCAATGATGTGGGGTATGGTACCCTGGTGGCACAAGGGAGACTATGGAAAACACGGCCTAACAACCAACAACTGTCGACTGGAGGGGCTGGCAATCTCAAAACTCTACGGTCGACCACTTGCCGCTGGCCAACGCTGTGTAATACTATGCGAAGGTTTCTACGAGTGGCAAACAGTCAAGCAGATGAAAGCTTCCGATCGCCCCGCTTTCTACGTCCACATGCCACAGGCTGGGAAGGTGAAGGTGGAAGACAAAACCACCTGGAAAGGCGACGACGGAGAACAACTACAGCTTTTGCGAATGGCGGGTCTATTCGATGTCTGGGAAAATGTGCACGGAGACAAACTGTATAGCTACACGGTGATCACGTTCGAGACAGTGGGTAAGTTTGCAGAAATACATCATCGCACGCCGGCAATTCTCGAAACGGATGAGCAGGTTTCGGATTGGTTAGATTTTAAGCGCGTCCCGGCCAATAGGGCGATAAACCTTCTACAGCCTCCCAAAGTGCTGCAATGGTTTCGTGTGTCCAATATCGTCAATAACTCGCGCAACAAGTCAGCACAATGCAACAAACCCATACAGGAAGGAAGTACAAAATCACCCCTGGTTCCTAAAAGTAAACTCATGCAGTCTTGGCTGGTAgtaaagaaacgaaaagtCGAGGAAACTGATGATAAACCAAGTGTAAAAAAAGAATTAGAGCATGAACCACGGGAGAAGAAACCCAAACCAGATCCCGATAATTGCTGA
- the LOC131272413 gene encoding maternal effect protein oskar — protein sequence MVQPVYARLSESDEELMNHLRSVIITRSRDGATIDEIIEDYLELTGKHLLDNFLCRNDLMTYLSMIDGIWYSTEGTQSVILWYCSTPRTKHLVDMIKQQKASQTAGGHSYRHYMAREVVLENEVVDNYGNNLNPSTGMGCGIKPSAPVVTFATTAQENWRMPSVAATRRPTTRQFRYRRPQREVRHRPYTRPETTSYGPSWRRPRSCELDYCKYGPSFHQHQLLGDDFFLAIAKWELKYSFDPGHDIEMCGLCISGLTLSDAAMRIQVAPYIAGQVLINVGTVDLLHGRVMIDLIHDFELLMARFRDRNVEPIVTTLAPIANSGGRTIMAERLLKFNEYIRRTCPRYIDLWKYFVHADGSCRFELYQPGPRTVTGSIRPHVLWNKLGRHHLMSVIGHEIAAQLTGSTSAQLLTPHYGLGSVGIVC from the exons ATGGTCCAACCCGTGTACGCTAGGCTTAGCGAAAGTGACGAGGAATTGATGAACCACTTGCGCAGTGTGATCATCACGCGTTCGAGGGATGGAGCGACAATCGATGAAATTATAG AAGACTATTTGGAACTGACGGGGAAACATTTGTTGGACAATTTCTTATGCCGCAACGATCTTATGACTTACCTGTCTATGATCGATGGAATTTGGTACTCGACCGAGGGTACACAGAGCGTTATACTGTGGTACTGTAGCACGCCCAGGACGAAACATCTTGTCGACATGATCAAGCAGCAGAAAGCTTCGCAGACTGCTGGTGGTCACTCCTATCGTCACTACATGGCACGTGAAGTGGTCCTCGAAAACGAGGTGGTAGACAACTATGGGAACAATCTCAATCCGTCTACTGGAATGGGATGTGGTATTAAACCTTCTGCTCCGGTCGTTACCTTCGCCACCACCGCTCAGGAGAATTGGCGGATGCCATCGGTGGCTGCAACGCGACGTCCAACAACACGACAGTTTCGCTACCGGAGACCACAGCGAGAGGTACGGCATCGGCCGTACACAAGACCCGAGACCACCAGCTACGGACCGAGCTGGAGACGGCCGAGGAGCTGTGAACTCGATTAT TGTAAGTACGGGCCATCGTTTCATCAACATCAGCTGCTTGGGGATGACTTTTTTCTAGCCATAGCGAAATGGGAATTGAAGTACTCTTTTGACCCAG GCCATGACATCGAGATGTGTGGATTGTGCATCTCGGGATTAACTCTCTCCGATGCAGCGATGCGAATTCAGGTGGCGCCGTACATCGCCGGTCAAGTTCTAATCAACGTTGGTACGGTGGACCTTCTGCATGGTCGGGTAATGATCGATCTGATACACGACTTCGAGCTGCTGATGGCTCGGTTCCGTGATCGAAACGTCGAACCGATCGTGACAACCCTCGCACCGATAGCGAACTCGGGTGGCCGAACGATCATGGCGGAGCGGCTACTAAAGTTCAACGAGTACATCCGGCGCACTTGTCCGCGCTACATCGACCTATGGAAGTACTTTGTCCATGCGGACGGAAGCTGTCGGTTTGAGCTTTACCAGCCTGGACCACGCACCGTCACCGGCAGCATTCGACCCCACGTGCTGTGGAACAAACTAGGCCGGCATCATTTAATGAGTGTGATAGGACACGAAATAGCTGCCCAACTAACTGGCAGTACCTCGGCCCAGTTACTAACGCCACACTATGGGCTTGGCTCGGTCGGCATCGTATGCTGA
- the LOC131272761 gene encoding uncharacterized protein LOC131272761, with protein MLKRKWSNKQYCADVEADPFDFAYRGSVFDPLRDANRVPSVPEHINDSSGNDAMELIEDIQLPAHRLSAKVRQQYLFYLDKMLRKNYQSWLSVYNAKDNPFSEDEVMQCAEAIEMRAVQSCMITSLYRNFILKKIGEIRKQTAVGILHPNLTDVKFKPALIKREQCHIGVQTELDESVQLDTQSQDISSAIQSGSLRNVPVLSLEEKMRLFEGKCITQDKQMNDVPTCSWNEQPNVNSSGQGENAVPEKMQLTELKPSQLRNDAMDDEILKELQAMFEPANDEANIFEWSEDQGQVKAIISEIEQADLSKGQHKTSHTLEAAQNTPSPRIDGNRLAEAIAPNLPPDPEDLRRSMWPCELHMQRMKLRGLLVRIAEDDYRRYENLVQSQFVTLFGEDDGEEQDLGPYSPSIELNDVLVSSCRQRIAKWVVQALMRPLNDGLIENRFLFKKLAKRLADNIIYLNQYPDRRFVRDYITDYFCAHSNIKNINDIT; from the exons ATGCTCAAAAGAAAATG GAGTAACAAGCAATACTGCGCCGATGTAGAAGCCGATCCATTCGATTTTGCCTACCGTGGGAGTGTGTTTGATCCATTGAGGGATGCTAACCGCGTGCCCTCAGTGCCGGAGCACATAAATGATTCCTCCGGGAACGACGCAATGGAATTGATCGAGGACATACAGCTACCCGCCCATCGGTTGTCGGCCAAAGTTCGGCagcaatatttgttttacttggATAAAATGTTGAGGAAAAACTATCAATCATGGTTGTCTGTTTACAACGCCAAAGATAATCCGTTCAGCGAGGATGAAGTGATGCAATGTGCGGAGGCGATCGAGATGCGGGCG GTACAGTCTTGTATGATTACTTCACTTTAtaggaattttattttaaaaaag ATAGGAGAAATCCGGAAGCAAACAGCGGTTGGTATCCTGCATCCCAATCTGACGGATGTTAAGTTTAAACCGGCACTGATCAAAAGAGAACAGTGCCACATTGGAGTACAAACGGAGCTTGATGAGTCGGTCCAGCTAGACACGCAAAGCCAAGATATTAGTAGTGCCATCCAATCGGGATCGCTGAGAAACGTGCCTGTACTGAGCCTGGAAGAAAAGATGCGACTATTTGAAGGAAAATGTATTACTCAAGATAAGCAAATGAACGACGTACCGACTTGCAGTTGGAACGAGCAACCAAATGTGAATTCCTCAGGTCAAGGGGAAAACGCTGTCCCTGAAAAAATGCAGCTTACAGAGCTAAAGCCTTCACAGCTGCGTAACGATGCCATGGACGATGAAATACTCAAAGAGCTTCAAGCAATGTTTGAACCGGCAAACGACGAGGCAAACATTTTCGAATGGAGTGAAGATCAGGGACAAGTAAAGGCTATTATTAGTGAAATTGAACAAGCGGATTTAAGCAAGGGTCAACACAAAACATCTCACACGCTGGAAGCCGCACAGAATACTCCTAGCCCTCGGAttgatggcaaccgtttggcAGAAGCAATTGCACCAAATTTGCCCCCCGACCCGGAAGATTTGCGCCGCAGCATGTGGCCGTGCGAGTTACACATGCAGAGAATGAAGTTGAGGGGTTTACTTGTTAGGATTGCTGAAGACGATTACCGGCGGTATGAGAATCTCGTTCAGTCACAATTTGTAACACTGTTTGGCGAGGATGACGGAGAGGAGCAGGATCTCGGCCCGTACAGTCCCTCGATCGAGCTGAACGATGTGCTCGTATCGAGCTGTCGGCAGCGCATTGCCAAATGGGTGGTGCAAGCGTTAATGCGTCCGTTGAACGATGGTCTGATCGAGAATCGGTTCCTGTTTAAAAAGCTTGCCAAAAGACTGGCTGACAATATCATCTACTTAAATCAGTATCCTG ATAGGCGATTTGTACGTGACTACATAACTGACTATTTCTGCGCGCATTCAAACATAAAGAATATCAACGACATAACCTAA